In Cytophagales bacterium, the following are encoded in one genomic region:
- a CDS encoding YceI family protein: protein MMNFKFLLRGSLITLLVWGCLGANVFGQSEINMNNRFQINKDGSYVTFGTTLANFPVIKGSLKAYQATLFYDPEKPEQTSATIRFGAEGLSTAHEKRDEQLHGPDFLDASSFPGIWFQGFETEVTEQGLNLKGDLYIKGVVQPVTVRLKQPTLMRKAMNNLDLLMVNGALAINRKDFDLGTSGRYAADPMLGEEVNIEFNFMCFSYTIDYLKALYLNEKEGVPNPVGLVYEEVKQNGQENGLKLARELSKDKRYKADNWATNLANIGWILMVDGYGKESLPFYDMALQMDKGHLPSLLRLGDAFTIAGAYDDALAHFEEEWALPARSRFTHIPHMIRAIDGSFSMSDLK from the coding sequence ATGATGAACTTCAAATTTTTACTCCGTGGTTCCTTGATCACTTTGCTAGTCTGGGGATGTTTAGGAGCCAATGTCTTTGGTCAATCTGAGATCAATATGAACAATCGATTCCAGATCAATAAAGACGGATCCTATGTGACCTTTGGAACTACACTAGCGAATTTTCCAGTAATCAAAGGTTCGCTCAAAGCTTACCAGGCAACCTTATTTTATGATCCTGAAAAGCCAGAACAGACTTCAGCAACGATTCGATTTGGTGCAGAAGGGTTAAGTACTGCCCATGAAAAACGAGACGAACAGCTGCATGGGCCAGACTTTCTGGATGCCAGCAGTTTTCCGGGCATTTGGTTTCAGGGGTTTGAAACGGAGGTTACAGAACAAGGGCTGAACCTAAAAGGTGATCTATATATCAAAGGCGTGGTACAACCGGTGACGGTGCGACTCAAGCAACCCACCTTGATGCGCAAGGCCATGAATAACCTGGACCTGCTTATGGTGAACGGAGCGTTAGCAATAAACCGCAAAGATTTTGATCTGGGTACTTCAGGCAGGTACGCAGCTGATCCGATGTTGGGTGAAGAAGTCAATATTGAATTCAATTTCATGTGCTTCAGCTATACTATAGATTATCTCAAAGCTTTGTACTTAAACGAAAAGGAAGGTGTCCCTAACCCGGTTGGATTGGTCTATGAAGAAGTGAAGCAGAATGGGCAAGAAAATGGCCTGAAACTGGCCCGTGAATTATCGAAAGACAAGCGATATAAGGCGGATAACTGGGCAACTAACCTGGCGAATATTGGGTGGATATTGATGGTAGATGGTTACGGCAAAGAGTCGCTGCCATTTTATGACATGGCCTTGCAAATGGACAAGGGTCACTTGCCTTCATTACTAAGATTGGGAGACGCCTTCACCATCGCCGGAGCTTACGATGATGCTTTAGCACATTTTGAAGAGGAATGGGCTTTGCCAGCCCGTTCACGGTTCACGCATATCCCGCATATGATCCGGGCAATCGATGGTTCTTTTTCAATGAGCGATTTGAAATGA
- a CDS encoding serine hydrolase, producing MIVLIAIQSCGQQSEEQYIPEDLAALKDYAAQKENIRSVLVSQHDKTIANWYFKSFDRDSLEHIRSGTKSVMSLLIGIAIDRGIIGSVEDQITTYLDDVASDKQDMTIRHLLTMTSGVPWEEGVGYNDWNRMIDSGNPYRYWMDRPRKHEVGEKWAYSSGDTHILSVILTRASGISTLDFAEQYLFGPLGIRRVLWQKFPDGYYAGASRLALKPKDMIKIGQLCENLGIYDGKRVVSESYIRQSTGIQFEFMEKGNVREGYGFCWWAVELDDKRAYMALGYGGQAIAVIPSQQLVVAVTHKWKLGGHQAAAQQKSAQDVAVAAWAWARQGPLPIH from the coding sequence ATGATTGTTCTCATAGCCATCCAGAGTTGTGGCCAGCAATCAGAGGAGCAGTACATACCCGAGGATTTGGCTGCATTGAAAGATTATGCAGCGCAAAAGGAAAACATCAGGAGTGTATTGGTCAGCCAACACGATAAGACCATTGCAAATTGGTACTTCAAGTCCTTTGATCGGGATAGTTTGGAGCACATTCGTTCTGGGACGAAGAGTGTCATGTCGCTGTTAATTGGTATCGCCATTGATCGAGGAATCATTGGGAGTGTCGAGGATCAAATTACAACATACCTTGACGATGTGGCTTCGGATAAGCAGGACATGACCATTCGACATTTGTTGACGATGACCTCCGGAGTACCCTGGGAGGAAGGAGTCGGTTACAACGACTGGAACCGGATGATTGATTCTGGTAATCCGTATCGTTACTGGATGGATCGTCCCCGGAAACATGAAGTGGGGGAAAAGTGGGCTTATAGTTCTGGCGATACACATATACTTTCCGTGATTCTGACGCGTGCTTCAGGGATCAGTACGTTGGATTTTGCTGAACAATACCTTTTCGGTCCTTTGGGTATCAGGCGTGTATTGTGGCAAAAATTTCCTGATGGCTATTATGCAGGAGCATCAAGACTTGCATTAAAACCAAAAGACATGATCAAAATTGGCCAGCTTTGTGAAAATCTGGGTATTTACGATGGGAAACGAGTCGTGTCAGAGTCGTACATCAGGCAGTCTACAGGCATACAATTCGAGTTCATGGAAAAAGGCAATGTGAGGGAAGGTTACGGATTTTGCTGGTGGGCAGTAGAGTTAGATGATAAACGTGCCTACATGGCGCTGGGTTATGGTGGACAGGCCATTGCTGTGATTCCCAGCCAACAACTAGTAGTGGCTGTCACACATAAATGGAAATTAGGAGGCCATCAGGCGGCTGCTCAACAAAAATCCGCTCAGGATGTTGCCGTAGCTGCGTGGGCCTGGGCGCGACAAGGGCCGCTTCCGATTCATTGA
- a CDS encoding winged helix-turn-helix domain-containing protein — translation MTEKSFYLKDWKIEPAINVISKGQVNKKVEPQVMNVLMTLVEHQGEVVSKDHLAKTVWKEVVITENVITRAISSLRKALEDDPGNPVFIQTISKSGYRLIVAKKADSQIKVQDSFTIRLKRKPVLWTGAIAVLVALGAFAIRQTFRPQAVKNEYHPQALANMSNAEYWPAISPDGKFVAYAWRGNKDDNWDIYAKLIGTVTIIRITDEETTELRPRWSQDGNFIYYIRYESGNSAIYKKPVIGGQEIRVASAPVNSFGDFDISPDGEWISFNHRPDKEYPLGIQLIGLKDGTIRTLTSPDDEFNGDIHPRFSPNGNQLAFIRERNPSSMFLYTYNLLTDELKKVTTDPISINGFDWLNEGQLVYASDLSGMYKLWELNLSNGETMVVKAGDNQLVMPRISETGRIVYARMTDDVNLWQYDLHSQVASPWLRSNVLELNGVFSPSTDRVCYTKIHEGAYQIWVADANRQQTVPVSSFEGQYLSSPRWSMDGQWIYFQGFVNGQSDIYRINAKGGIPQNLTVTVLDENTPYISPSGDLYYSKKEAGIWNIWKTDQEGNRPQLVAENAYAPQLSTDENKLFFVRKDTLGLWQKDLSEGEVSLLLPYFHPMFWGAYAVTQQGVYHLNAKDKQFEFYDFTSKESALIYKPLKRIPRLGISLSVSASGDQLLFSQIDRHDSDIMLLEEASETPQ, via the coding sequence ATGACTGAGAAATCATTTTACCTGAAAGACTGGAAAATAGAGCCGGCCATTAATGTTATATCCAAAGGCCAGGTCAATAAAAAGGTTGAGCCGCAAGTGATGAATGTCCTTATGACGTTGGTTGAACATCAGGGAGAAGTCGTATCAAAGGATCATTTAGCAAAAACGGTCTGGAAAGAGGTCGTGATCACCGAAAACGTGATCACACGTGCCATTTCAAGCCTTAGGAAAGCACTCGAAGATGACCCGGGCAATCCTGTATTCATTCAGACCATCAGCAAATCAGGATATCGGTTGATTGTTGCAAAAAAAGCAGATTCCCAAATTAAGGTTCAGGATTCATTTACCATACGGTTAAAACGCAAACCTGTACTTTGGACCGGGGCCATAGCTGTTTTGGTGGCCCTAGGCGCATTTGCGATTCGTCAAACTTTTCGACCACAGGCTGTAAAAAATGAATATCACCCACAGGCTCTGGCTAATATGTCGAATGCGGAATACTGGCCGGCAATCTCACCAGACGGAAAATTTGTAGCCTATGCCTGGCGAGGTAACAAGGATGATAATTGGGACATCTATGCCAAACTCATTGGCACAGTAACCATCATAAGGATAACTGACGAAGAAACGACGGAATTGCGCCCGAGGTGGTCACAAGACGGGAACTTCATTTACTACATCCGATATGAATCTGGCAATAGTGCCATTTATAAAAAACCTGTGATTGGGGGACAAGAAATTCGAGTGGCATCTGCTCCTGTAAATAGCTTTGGTGATTTCGATATTTCGCCTGATGGTGAATGGATCAGTTTCAATCATCGACCTGACAAAGAGTATCCTCTTGGTATCCAATTGATCGGCCTAAAAGATGGAACAATTAGGACCCTAACTTCTCCCGACGATGAATTTAATGGAGATATACATCCTCGGTTTTCGCCCAATGGTAATCAATTGGCTTTTATCAGGGAACGCAATCCTTCGAGTATGTTTTTGTACACCTACAATCTGTTGACCGATGAACTCAAAAAAGTGACTACTGATCCTATTTCTATCAATGGATTTGATTGGTTAAACGAAGGTCAATTGGTCTATGCCAGTGACTTGTCGGGCATGTACAAACTGTGGGAGTTGAACCTCTCTAATGGAGAAACAATGGTGGTTAAGGCTGGAGATAACCAACTGGTTATGCCTCGCATCTCCGAAACTGGTCGCATCGTTTACGCCCGTATGACCGATGATGTCAATTTGTGGCAATATGATTTACATTCCCAGGTAGCCAGCCCCTGGTTACGTTCCAATGTCCTGGAATTGAATGGTGTCTTCTCTCCTAGCACAGATCGGGTTTGTTATACGAAAATCCATGAAGGGGCTTATCAAATTTGGGTAGCAGATGCTAATCGTCAACAAACTGTTCCTGTTTCCAGTTTTGAAGGACAATATTTATCCTCGCCAAGATGGTCGATGGATGGACAATGGATCTATTTTCAAGGGTTTGTCAATGGTCAGTCAGATATTTATCGGATCAATGCGAAAGGCGGAATTCCTCAAAACCTTACGGTTACTGTTCTGGACGAAAACACACCCTACATCAGCCCGTCTGGAGATCTTTACTACAGTAAAAAAGAAGCAGGCATCTGGAATATCTGGAAGACGGATCAAGAAGGAAATCGACCTCAGCTTGTAGCTGAAAATGCTTATGCACCACAATTGAGCACGGATGAAAACAAGTTGTTTTTTGTCAGGAAAGACACCCTGGGGCTCTGGCAAAAAGACTTATCTGAGGGAGAAGTATCCTTACTGCTCCCCTACTTCCATCCGATGTTCTGGGGAGCATATGCCGTGACGCAACAAGGAGTCTATCACCTGAATGCAAAGGATAAACAATTTGAGTTCTATGATTTTACATCAAAAGAATCAGCGCTCATTTATAAACCTTTGAAGCGGATTCCCCGACTGGGTATTTCCCTTTCGGTCAGTGCAAGTGGCGACCAACTGCTTTTTAGTCAGATTGATCGCCACGATTCAGATATCATGCTTTTAGAAGAAGCTTCGGAAACCCCTCAATGA
- a CDS encoding FtsX-like permease family protein: MNVTRTLIISLRNFKKNPSIYLLNIFGLSVGIAAFLFIVSYAHYENAYDQFHENINQLYRVNHIVKQDGKDPYVAAATFPKVGPALVHEFSQIEASFRVMESWHGVVAQVDKQDPIEHERVFFAETGLFELFSFPLLAGDRKSVLDHLHTAAISKEIAIKHFGTTDCIGEHITIRSAVNGSQVYEVTGVFNQPLPTHVEVNILLSFSSLLHAWGQEIDQNWSWFDFVTYVQLSEGTLPESLENQFPAFIDKHGGERMGSDKLSFDLFPVADIHLQSKVNQEITTNGDAASVKFLFIIGVFILLIAWVNYINLYSAQASERAKDVGIRKALGSSHRNLITLYLIESGWINLISMAFGFAGFLIIQNLSETYLGIAINLQQAFMLKLLWWVLPFYLLSILVSGLYPSILIAKVKTLQALKGHSNLSSNATFRKALVVFQFMISGFMIGATLIIFNQLKFMNEQPLGVDVSETMVLEVPNYSENTLTYANALRTLQSKIENIAGVVQVSASSDLVGSTIGWRGSSVLIHQPQERLMIYKITVDEEHLSYLKTNFLAGRNFFDEGDSLSVILNEQALKLYGFNDAEAAINEQIFFAGVDTLRVIGVIQDYFQESLKETIKPTAFLRIDHELKYLSIRHNRLDHEVFLADIEQGFRSIFPELPFSYHFMSELLEHRHGTEIAFNQLFNAFSAIAVIISFLGLLGLTHFVASKRKKEVGIRKVLGATIGGVIFLIFKDFGKLVITGNMIALPILWYLGADWLDKFSFHIHFPWQMLVTTVVFSVLLAFVFSFTNMLKLGRTNPVEVLKNE; this comes from the coding sequence ATGAACGTAACCAGGACCCTCATTATCAGTCTTCGTAATTTCAAAAAGAACCCGAGCATCTATTTGTTAAACATCTTTGGATTATCCGTTGGTATAGCAGCATTCCTCTTCATTGTCAGTTATGCCCATTACGAAAACGCTTATGATCAATTTCATGAGAATATCAACCAGCTCTATCGGGTGAATCATATCGTAAAACAAGACGGAAAAGACCCTTATGTTGCGGCAGCTACTTTCCCAAAAGTTGGTCCAGCATTAGTCCATGAGTTTTCGCAGATCGAAGCTTCATTCCGAGTGATGGAATCCTGGCACGGAGTAGTAGCACAAGTTGACAAACAAGATCCGATAGAACATGAAAGAGTATTTTTTGCCGAAACAGGCCTATTCGAATTATTCTCATTTCCCTTATTAGCAGGAGATCGGAAGTCGGTACTTGATCATTTGCATACTGCTGCCATATCCAAAGAGATCGCCATCAAACACTTTGGAACAACGGATTGCATTGGTGAGCACATCACCATCCGTTCAGCGGTCAACGGCTCTCAGGTCTATGAAGTGACAGGGGTTTTTAATCAGCCACTTCCCACACATGTAGAAGTGAACATATTGCTGTCTTTTTCCTCTTTGTTACATGCATGGGGGCAAGAAATAGATCAGAATTGGAGCTGGTTCGATTTCGTGACATATGTACAATTGTCTGAAGGTACCCTACCAGAGTCGCTTGAAAATCAATTTCCTGCTTTTATCGATAAACATGGTGGGGAACGAATGGGTAGTGACAAATTGTCATTTGACTTATTTCCTGTGGCAGATATCCATCTTCAATCCAAGGTCAACCAGGAAATAACGACCAATGGAGATGCGGCATCGGTTAAGTTTCTTTTCATTATTGGTGTTTTCATTCTGCTCATTGCCTGGGTCAATTATATTAACCTCTACTCCGCTCAAGCATCAGAACGCGCAAAAGATGTTGGAATTCGAAAGGCACTTGGGTCTTCGCATAGAAACCTCATTACACTTTATCTGATAGAATCAGGATGGATCAATCTGATATCTATGGCGTTCGGGTTTGCAGGATTCCTGATCATTCAAAACCTTTCTGAAACCTACTTAGGGATTGCGATCAACCTTCAGCAAGCATTCATGCTTAAACTGTTATGGTGGGTGCTGCCCTTTTATCTGCTCAGTATATTGGTTTCGGGATTGTACCCTTCCATCCTAATTGCAAAGGTCAAGACGCTTCAGGCACTTAAAGGCCATTCCAACCTCTCCTCCAACGCCACTTTCAGAAAAGCGCTTGTCGTATTCCAATTCATGATCTCCGGATTTATGATTGGTGCGACCCTGATCATTTTCAACCAGCTGAAGTTTATGAATGAACAGCCATTGGGTGTAGATGTCTCCGAAACCATGGTATTGGAAGTACCCAATTATTCGGAGAACACTCTGACTTACGCAAATGCCCTGCGGACTCTTCAATCAAAAATTGAAAACATCGCGGGGGTGGTGCAAGTATCAGCCTCGTCAGATCTGGTAGGCAGCACGATTGGCTGGAGAGGTAGCTCTGTCTTGATCCATCAGCCCCAGGAAAGATTGATGATTTACAAAATCACGGTTGACGAAGAACACCTAAGTTATCTCAAAACTAACTTCCTAGCAGGCAGAAACTTCTTTGATGAAGGTGACAGCCTTTCGGTTATTCTAAATGAACAAGCCTTGAAATTATATGGTTTCAATGATGCCGAAGCAGCTATAAACGAGCAGATCTTTTTTGCAGGAGTTGATACCTTAAGAGTAATTGGAGTCATCCAGGACTATTTTCAGGAATCGCTTAAAGAAACCATAAAGCCTACTGCATTTCTTCGAATCGATCATGAACTAAAATACTTATCCATCAGGCACAACAGACTAGATCATGAAGTTTTTTTAGCCGATATAGAACAGGGCTTTAGGTCCATTTTTCCTGAGCTTCCTTTTAGTTATCATTTCATGTCAGAACTATTAGAACATCGACATGGAACAGAAATAGCATTCAACCAACTATTCAATGCATTTTCAGCGATTGCTGTTATTATCTCTTTCCTTGGTCTGCTTGGCCTGACTCATTTTGTGGCTTCTAAACGTAAAAAAGAAGTAGGCATACGCAAAGTACTAGGTGCAACAATAGGCGGTGTGATCTTCCTGATCTTCAAAGACTTTGGCAAGCTAGTGATCACCGGAAACATGATTGCGCTTCCTATTTTATGGTATTTAGGAGCTGATTGGCTAGATAAGTTTTCTTTTCATATCCATTTTCCATGGCAAATGCTCGTCACCACCGTTGTATTTAGTGTACTCCTGGCATTCGTATTCTCCTTTACCAATATGTTAAAACTTGGAAGAACCAACCCTGTAGAGGTCTTGAAAAATGAATAA
- a CDS encoding DUF1579 family protein has protein sequence MKLALSILLFIPLSLLSQQVKSQQENLSFLVGKWNVERTYSPNSEPRKLKGNLTCEWALDSTFISCRYKMERPQQKRGLDQVFFNYNPIYDKYESLWLSSTWPIKVLMQGEMEGHSFVYDAMFPIQEGLIEYVKSEWTVQLNQETPSFSRKTHIRTSQDPTNEWFHHMDETAILIHKSH, from the coding sequence ATGAAGCTTGCCTTGTCCATACTACTTTTCATTCCTCTCTCACTCTTATCCCAGCAGGTAAAATCCCAACAGGAGAACCTTTCATTTCTGGTGGGTAAATGGAACGTGGAAAGGACTTACAGTCCCAATAGTGAACCCAGGAAACTCAAGGGTAATTTAACGTGCGAGTGGGCGCTCGATAGCACATTCATTTCATGCAGGTATAAGATGGAAAGACCTCAACAGAAAAGAGGACTGGACCAGGTGTTTTTCAATTACAATCCGATCTACGATAAATATGAAAGCCTATGGTTAAGTTCAACCTGGCCTATCAAGGTTTTGATGCAAGGTGAAATGGAAGGCCATTCCTTTGTATATGACGCGATGTTTCCTATTCAAGAAGGCCTCATCGAATATGTGAAAAGTGAATGGACAGTTCAGTTAAATCAGGAAACTCCTTCTTTTTCAAGAAAAACACACATTCGAACAAGTCAAGACCCAACCAATGAATGGTTCCATCACATGGATGAAACCGCCATTTTAATCCACAAATCCCATTAA
- a CDS encoding FtsX-like permease family protein, with protein MFKLYLLTSLRTLRKSKTTTAIIIFSMTVALMFLLLVLTFAQSESSFDNFHSKSNRIGRVISHFNDTDQYLAATPYRWMPALLNQVPEVKHSTSFLRFTPSFRKGQIMINEPNGLGVEPSFFEVFDFPVISGNKDNFLHSINGIVLTEKMAHKYFGTIEVLGKTMSSFDDEGNPVEYIIEGIVQCPVNSHIQFDYLLPFEISKISYRIRSERLGLPNRFLSWNTHFCSNYLLIEEGSNFEAVSKKLSEIINENISVSQQNRFSPFIQGLEDIYLKSDFTNDFAPRGSYTLLTVLITTALILLILALINFTNLTIALSLERVKEIGIKKTMGNSTRGLLTQFTMEAAIVLTISAALAYGLIFGLSTQFNEFVGKPIDTRLMMDFENVSFSILIISLLSILTAIYPTIKLSRIKPAQVLYSGSSYRLESGRSKYYLVGFQICISAVFFVSTIIVFMQINHISEIDLGFNKHHKIVVTHWGIGESDFELRRLRRHLQQIPAIESVSASNNLPGLGRSYSGSFSIPTHHEELTLSIFHADMQILNALDLELVHGRGFDGNIRTDSSMAYVINQAAMNLFSQYNETWGMNPIGRSLTRVFPNEQRPGKIIGVVKDFHFDSFQNEIEPLVICITSLGRSRVIIKVNTANEELLSDIQAVWSKLYPDSAVNYRFLEDQFDAYLSNEKVSARLILTLGLFIVFISCLGIIGLILFVVKSKQKEIGIRKVIGASFPSLLLLMSKRYLLLAAMSSWLAYPISYILMNSWLGQFAYRISMPFQVYLLSTIISILLVAMIILWMTQSTLKRTPAEMLKT; from the coding sequence ATGTTTAAACTCTACCTGCTTACCTCTCTTAGGACACTTCGAAAATCAAAGACAACTACTGCAATTATCATTTTTAGCATGACTGTGGCATTGATGTTTCTACTGCTTGTTTTGACTTTCGCACAATCAGAAAGTAGCTTCGACAATTTTCATTCAAAGTCCAATCGCATTGGTCGTGTCATTAGTCATTTCAATGATACTGATCAATATTTGGCCGCGACACCCTACCGATGGATGCCGGCCTTACTCAACCAGGTACCTGAGGTTAAGCATTCGACTTCCTTTCTCAGGTTTACACCCAGTTTTAGGAAAGGTCAGATCATGATCAATGAACCCAATGGGCTTGGTGTCGAGCCATCCTTTTTTGAGGTATTTGATTTTCCAGTCATATCTGGTAACAAGGATAATTTTCTGCATTCCATCAACGGTATCGTGTTGACAGAGAAGATGGCTCATAAATATTTCGGAACAATAGAAGTATTGGGCAAGACGATGAGTTCCTTCGACGATGAGGGAAATCCTGTGGAGTATATTATTGAAGGGATTGTTCAATGCCCCGTTAATTCGCACATTCAGTTTGACTATCTGCTACCGTTTGAAATTTCTAAAATATCTTATCGAATTCGGTCAGAAAGACTAGGTCTCCCAAATCGATTTCTGAGTTGGAATACGCACTTCTGTTCAAACTATCTATTGATCGAAGAAGGTTCAAATTTCGAAGCTGTCTCAAAAAAACTAAGTGAAATTATCAATGAAAACATAAGTGTCAGCCAGCAAAATCGGTTCTCTCCATTCATTCAAGGGCTGGAGGACATCTATCTCAAGTCTGATTTTACCAATGACTTTGCACCAAGAGGAAGTTATACATTATTGACCGTCCTAATCACTACAGCCTTGATTTTGCTGATATTAGCACTCATCAACTTTACCAACTTAACCATCGCCTTGTCCCTGGAAAGAGTAAAAGAAATAGGCATTAAGAAAACCATGGGTAACAGCACCAGAGGATTATTGACTCAATTTACCATGGAAGCAGCTATCGTTCTTACGATCAGTGCCGCTTTGGCTTATGGACTGATCTTTGGATTATCCACGCAATTCAACGAGTTCGTTGGAAAACCAATTGACACACGACTAATGATGGATTTTGAAAATGTGTCCTTTTCAATCTTAATTATTTCACTCTTAAGTATCCTGACTGCCATTTATCCGACGATCAAACTCTCCCGAATCAAGCCTGCACAAGTCCTTTACTCAGGAAGTTCATATCGTCTGGAATCTGGAAGAAGTAAGTACTATTTAGTTGGATTTCAGATCTGCATCTCGGCAGTCTTCTTTGTAAGTACGATTATCGTCTTCATGCAGATCAATCATATTTCAGAGATTGATTTAGGATTTAATAAGCATCACAAAATTGTTGTAACTCACTGGGGAATAGGTGAAAGTGATTTTGAGTTGAGGCGATTACGACGCCACCTGCAGCAAATCCCGGCAATTGAATCCGTCTCGGCATCTAATAATCTACCAGGTTTAGGCAGAAGCTATTCCGGGTCATTTTCCATTCCTACACATCATGAAGAATTGACTTTGTCCATTTTTCATGCGGACATGCAAATCCTGAATGCATTAGATCTGGAATTGGTTCATGGAAGAGGCTTTGATGGCAATATCCGAACGGATTCATCAATGGCCTACGTCATCAATCAAGCTGCGATGAATCTGTTTTCTCAATACAACGAAACCTGGGGTATGAACCCTATAGGCAGGAGTTTAACCAGGGTATTCCCTAATGAACAACGACCTGGCAAAATCATCGGTGTAGTGAAAGATTTTCATTTTGACTCTTTTCAAAATGAAATTGAACCGTTGGTGATTTGCATAACATCTTTGGGCAGAAGCCGGGTAATCATCAAGGTAAACACTGCAAATGAAGAGCTCCTTTCCGACATTCAGGCGGTCTGGTCTAAGCTTTATCCGGATTCCGCTGTTAACTATAGGTTCCTGGAAGATCAGTTTGATGCTTACCTTTCTAATGAAAAAGTAAGTGCCCGTTTAATTCTAACCTTAGGACTTTTCATTGTCTTCATTTCGTGTCTGGGCATCATCGGACTTATACTTTTCGTAGTGAAGTCAAAGCAAAAGGAGATTGGTATTCGTAAAGTTATTGGTGCTTCATTTCCATCTCTATTGCTACTGATGAGTAAAAGGTACTTGCTCCTCGCTGCAATGAGCTCGTGGCTCGCTTATCCCATTTCCTATATCCTGATGAATTCCTGGCTGGGTCAATTTGCTTATAGAATCAGTATGCCCTTTCAGGTATACCTCCTCAGTACCATCATAAGCATCCTGCTAGTGGCCATGATTATTCTCTGGATGACACAATCCACTTTAAAAAGAACTCCCGCAGAGATGCTAAAAACTTAA
- a CDS encoding AraC family transcriptional regulator: MDQTSLLLIISCAGIFQSLFLAVYLFSAERIQKVERILLGLLLIAITIRLFKSIGWFFYDMEGQLFLNLGFAAHGFIGPILLLYFAEKLNRLKQISHKALIILPAFFFLVASPFLSLDGFWYRGGYLALLYFTIIYLGVAAVFLRIIYNERKIYFPWYRNLYAGVFIFCVSYFTNYTLGLNSYITGPVLYTPIIYFISFVLFRNREIFTPIGDKKKYKNINLSKEQVSQHLDRIHSVMGEQKPFLQRDFNLGSLSELTAIPKHLLSRYFSENLRQSFTDYTNAYRIEKAKELLQSPSFKHHKIAVIAYECGFNSISSFNAAFRKVTSVSPSAYKTLQSQKPTVV; encoded by the coding sequence ATGGATCAGACGTCATTACTCCTCATTATTTCGTGTGCAGGCATTTTTCAATCCTTATTCCTGGCGGTCTATTTGTTTTCAGCTGAACGCATCCAAAAAGTAGAACGAATATTATTGGGATTGCTTTTGATAGCGATCACTATTCGTCTGTTCAAGTCCATAGGGTGGTTTTTTTATGACATGGAAGGTCAGTTGTTTTTGAATCTAGGTTTTGCTGCTCACGGATTCATTGGCCCTATATTATTGCTCTACTTCGCTGAAAAGTTGAATCGACTCAAGCAGATCAGTCATAAGGCTTTGATTATATTACCAGCTTTTTTCTTTTTAGTGGCTTCGCCTTTTCTTTCACTTGATGGTTTCTGGTATCGAGGGGGATACTTGGCGTTACTTTATTTCACCATTATTTATTTAGGGGTCGCAGCTGTATTTTTAAGGATCATATACAATGAACGAAAAATCTATTTTCCATGGTATCGTAATCTGTATGCTGGCGTATTCATCTTTTGTGTATCCTACTTTACCAATTATACACTAGGGCTCAATTCCTATATTACCGGACCAGTATTATATACCCCGATCATTTACTTCATTAGTTTCGTGCTTTTCCGAAACCGTGAAATTTTCACACCAATAGGAGATAAGAAGAAGTATAAGAACATCAATTTATCTAAAGAACAAGTTTCACAGCATCTGGATCGCATTCATAGCGTCATGGGAGAGCAGAAACCTTTTCTTCAGAGAGATTTTAATCTTGGCTCTTTATCGGAATTGACCGCTATTCCTAAACATCTCTTATCCAGGTATTTCAGTGAAAACCTGAGGCAAAGTTTTACGGACTATACCAATGCTTATCGCATTGAAAAAGCCAAAGAGCTTTTGCAAAGTCCATCATTTAAGCATCATAAAATAGCAGTGATTGCTTACGAGTGTGGGTTCAACTCGATTTCTTCCTTCAACGCAGCCTTTCGAAAGGTGACGTCTGTATCACCATCAGCGTATAAGACCCTTCAATCCCAGAAACCCACGGTTGTTTGA